The following are from one region of the Streptomyces decoyicus genome:
- a CDS encoding glycosyltransferase: MRILITAQAIYSHLAPLVLPVAERAQAAGHEVAIATGAGVVQHIEKRGLTALTLPHMQSMGEALQGGALRPPPEMAKVGSVTVELAPEFFAAAFVGHLAEASTPDLLEVAKSWQPDLILHESTEYGGYLAAECLGIPHGALDIAPMAPYAHPAVTEELNRRRGKLGLAPVSDAWHPFRDFRAGVVPEDFYPTDNRLPGARYYQVPTQTAQGGLDPDIAQLPTERPLVLATLGSNAPRLPGGARALLEVIVEALGELPVTGVVALGADRDPRQWDGPRPDNVHLTSFVQQELLLRSSDLFITHAGFNGTREALAAGVPMVAVPLFAEQSHNAGRLHQLGLGTRIDVQDVTRDSLAAAARNVLEDRSYRSRAQGFQRRSHALPDLDRLVEDAAALAA, from the coding sequence ATGCGCATCCTCATCACCGCACAGGCCATCTATTCGCACCTCGCGCCCCTGGTGCTGCCCGTGGCGGAGAGAGCTCAAGCGGCAGGTCATGAGGTGGCCATCGCCACGGGAGCCGGCGTTGTCCAGCACATCGAGAAGCGCGGACTCACCGCGTTGACGTTGCCCCATATGCAGTCGATGGGGGAAGCACTCCAGGGCGGTGCGCTCCGGCCCCCTCCGGAGATGGCGAAGGTCGGCTCCGTGACCGTCGAGCTGGCGCCGGAATTCTTCGCCGCGGCCTTCGTCGGGCACCTTGCCGAGGCCAGCACTCCCGACCTCCTGGAAGTGGCGAAGAGCTGGCAGCCGGACCTGATCCTCCACGAGTCGACCGAGTACGGCGGCTATCTGGCGGCGGAATGCCTCGGCATTCCGCACGGCGCTCTGGACATCGCGCCGATGGCGCCCTACGCCCACCCCGCCGTGACGGAGGAGCTCAACCGCCGGCGGGGCAAGCTCGGCCTGGCGCCGGTCAGCGACGCCTGGCACCCGTTCCGCGACTTCCGCGCCGGAGTCGTTCCGGAGGACTTCTACCCCACGGACAACCGACTGCCCGGCGCCCGCTACTACCAGGTCCCCACCCAGACGGCACAGGGCGGCCTCGACCCGGACATCGCCCAACTCCCCACGGAGCGGCCCCTGGTCCTCGCCACCCTCGGGTCGAACGCGCCCCGGCTCCCCGGAGGCGCCCGTGCCCTGCTGGAGGTCATCGTGGAGGCACTCGGAGAGCTGCCGGTCACCGGTGTCGTGGCACTGGGGGCGGACCGCGACCCGCGGCAGTGGGACGGGCCGCGCCCCGACAACGTCCATCTGACGTCGTTCGTCCAGCAGGAACTGCTGCTCCGGTCCAGCGACCTGTTCATCACGCATGCTGGTTTCAACGGGACCCGGGAAGCGCTGGCAGCCGGAGTCCCCATGGTGGCGGTGCCGTTGTTCGCCGAGCAGTCCCACAATGCGGGCCGGCTCCATCAGTTGGGCCTCGGGACCCGGATAGACGTCCAGGACGTCACCCGCGATTCGCTCGCCGCGGCGGCGCGCAACGTACTGGAGGACCGCTCCTACCGGTCCCGCGCCCAAGGATTCCAGCGCCGGTCCCACGCTCTGCCGGACCTCGACCGGCTGGTGGAGGATGCCGCGGCGCTGGCCGCCTGA
- a CDS encoding SGNH/GDSL hydrolase family protein: MRSAKPRPLKRTGRRGMFAATAAVLAALAVSTAVAHGDARQQLRDGEGPVWTGAWGTAMQRPVEGSEDWGPNWSRQGFADQSVRQVVRVATGGSALRIRLSNSYGTTPLRITAATVGRSAGDAQVWPGTVRKVTFGGGQGVTIPPGRELVSDAEGLSTSPLEKLTVTLYFAGRTGPATFHRFTTATSYRASGRRLSDPAGDLFKESTNAWYFLSGVEVSGAASPRRGTVVAFGDSLIDGTGATPGADNRFTDKLAERLAADRRPLDVVNAGIGGNRILHDSPCYGDKATDRFRRDVLDRPGVRTVIIHLGANDIGAPEMADPCMGSAPRVTARRIIDAHKQLIRAAHARGVKAVGATILPMKGALFPVYSEQGEKVRAAVNQWIRTGRAYDAVLDVDRALADPADPTLPRPGYVFKDGLHPNEAGFHAIAAAVDLDTL; the protein is encoded by the coding sequence ATGCGTTCAGCAAAGCCGCGGCCCCTGAAGAGGACGGGACGACGAGGCATGTTCGCCGCCACCGCGGCGGTGCTCGCCGCGCTCGCTGTCTCGACGGCTGTCGCACACGGGGACGCGCGGCAGCAACTCCGCGACGGCGAGGGGCCGGTGTGGACCGGGGCGTGGGGCACGGCCATGCAGCGGCCTGTCGAGGGCAGCGAGGACTGGGGGCCCAACTGGTCACGGCAGGGATTCGCCGACCAGTCCGTACGCCAAGTGGTCCGCGTCGCAACCGGCGGCTCCGCGTTGAGAATCAGGCTGTCCAACTCGTACGGCACCACTCCGCTGCGGATCACTGCCGCGACCGTCGGCCGGTCCGCCGGCGACGCCCAGGTCTGGCCGGGCACCGTACGCAAGGTGACGTTCGGCGGCGGCCAGGGCGTCACCATTCCCCCTGGACGAGAGCTCGTGAGCGACGCCGAGGGCCTGAGTACCTCCCCGCTGGAGAAGCTGACCGTCACCCTGTACTTCGCCGGCCGCACGGGTCCGGCCACCTTCCACCGGTTCACCACGGCCACCTCGTACCGTGCCTCCGGACGCCGACTGTCCGATCCGGCGGGCGACCTGTTCAAGGAGTCCACGAACGCGTGGTACTTCCTGAGTGGTGTGGAGGTGTCCGGCGCCGCCTCCCCGCGGCGCGGCACCGTGGTCGCCTTTGGCGACTCGCTCATCGACGGGACAGGTGCCACACCCGGCGCCGACAACCGCTTCACGGACAAGCTCGCCGAACGCCTCGCGGCCGACCGCCGACCGCTGGACGTGGTCAACGCCGGTATCGGCGGAAACCGGATCCTCCACGACTCGCCCTGCTACGGGGACAAGGCCACCGACCGCTTCCGGCGCGACGTGCTCGACCGCCCCGGTGTGCGCACGGTGATCATCCACCTGGGCGCCAATGACATCGGCGCCCCGGAGATGGCCGACCCCTGTATGGGCTCCGCACCCCGCGTGACCGCACGCCGGATCATCGACGCCCACAAACAGCTGATCCGCGCCGCCCACGCCCGCGGTGTCAAGGCCGTCGGTGCGACCATCCTGCCCATGAAGGGCGCCCTCTTCCCCGTCTACAGCGAGCAGGGCGAGAAGGTCCGTGCCGCCGTCAACCAATGGATCCGCACCGGCCGTGCTTACGACGCGGTCCTCGACGTCGACCGGGCCCTGGCCGACCCCGCCGATCCCACCCTGCCGCGCCCCGGCTACGTCTTCAAAGACGGCCTCCACCCCAACGAGGCCGGCTTCCACGCCATCGCCGCAGCCGTGGACCTCGACACCCTCTGA
- a CDS encoding UBP-type zinc finger domain-containing protein has product MSSPNGIDPSVPPSGAGCVECDADGGWWFHLRRCAQCGHIGCCDDSPAKHATAHVRATGHPVIRSFEPGESWFWNYETSEMSAAGPHLAPPESHPADQPTPGPAGRVPKDWADRLG; this is encoded by the coding sequence ATGAGTTCCCCGAACGGAATCGACCCTTCGGTCCCACCCAGCGGAGCCGGATGCGTCGAGTGCGACGCCGACGGCGGCTGGTGGTTCCACCTGCGACGCTGCGCACAGTGCGGTCACATCGGCTGTTGCGACGACTCGCCCGCCAAGCACGCGACGGCCCACGTGCGGGCCACCGGGCACCCGGTGATCCGCAGCTTCGAACCGGGCGAGAGCTGGTTCTGGAACTACGAGACCTCGGAGATGTCCGCCGCGGGCCCACACCTGGCTCCCCCCGAGAGCCACCCGGCCGATCAGCCCACCCCCGGCCCCGCGGGACGAGTCCCGAAAGACTGGGCCGACCGTTTGGGTTAG